One window of Labilithrix sp. genomic DNA carries:
- a CDS encoding thymidine kinase, which translates to MSLHGEPLSFASGDRRGCVEVVCGSMFSGKTEELLRRVKRARLARQRVVLFKPRIDNRYDDVKVVSHEGIKADATAVGSSAELLSLLDLAKLPDVIGIDEAQFFDEAIIDVVDLLANAGARVICAGLDQDYRGRPFGPMAALLSVAEYVTKLQAVCSRCGAPACRSQRLVGTEGQLFVGGAADYEPRCRRCFVAGVVEAPPEGSPSRSRD; encoded by the coding sequence ATGTCGCTGCACGGCGAGCCTTTGTCCTTTGCCTCGGGCGACCGCCGGGGGTGCGTCGAGGTGGTCTGCGGCTCGATGTTCAGCGGAAAGACCGAGGAGCTCCTCCGCCGCGTGAAGCGCGCGCGGCTCGCGAGGCAGCGCGTCGTCCTCTTCAAACCGCGCATCGACAACCGCTACGACGACGTGAAGGTCGTGAGCCACGAGGGCATCAAGGCCGATGCGACCGCGGTCGGCAGCTCCGCGGAGCTCTTGTCGCTCCTCGACCTCGCGAAGCTGCCCGACGTCATCGGCATCGACGAGGCGCAGTTCTTCGACGAGGCGATCATCGACGTCGTCGACCTCCTCGCGAACGCAGGCGCGCGCGTCATCTGCGCCGGCCTCGACCAGGACTACCGCGGCCGCCCGTTCGGTCCGATGGCCGCGCTGCTCAGCGTCGCCGAGTACGTCACGAAGCTGCAGGCGGTGTGCTCGCGCTGCGGCGCGCCCGCGTGCCGGTCGCAGCGGCTCGTCGGGACGGAGGGGCAGCTCTTCGTCGGCGGCGCGGCGGACTACGAGCCGCGCTGCCGGCGGTGCTTCGTCGCCGGCGTCGTCGAGGCGCCGCCCGAAGGCTCGCCGTCGCGCTCGCGCGACTGA